A region of Myxococcus stipitatus DSM 14675 DNA encodes the following proteins:
- a CDS encoding WD40 repeat domain-containing protein, translating to MTSSRPLITPSNASRLKQVGRLGPELKASTAVSGQRLAFSPQGSVVLALALGGTPLRWWDVGAPPGGPRGTHEPRSAVEAAVLPDAEHIVTVGPASLSPAGLWRPRLVSLSTKDGTLTREHHLSNAVTRFSMSGGGEWLLLMPLDGESPLVWDVKAWRPLCEFTPLDMGVHVSSCALSPDGRFAAATFSADDGRSGNLWLWAVGEGAQPVVLSIDAPTLWSLAFHPTEPLLVVGGSTEEVAVVDLRERRLVKMLPGFVGYTCNLSFNPQGDLLIASWDGRGFGVHRFDTGEEVFHFSDGDDLNASDALFSPDGRLVAWGQGDGTVALWGVED from the coding sequence ATGACTTCCTCACGTCCTCTCATCACTCCGTCCAATGCCTCGCGGCTGAAGCAAGTCGGCCGGCTCGGCCCCGAGCTGAAGGCGAGCACCGCCGTCTCGGGCCAGCGGCTTGCGTTCTCGCCCCAGGGCTCCGTGGTCCTCGCGCTGGCCTTGGGGGGCACACCGTTGCGGTGGTGGGACGTGGGGGCTCCGCCTGGCGGGCCCAGAGGGACTCATGAGCCGCGCTCCGCGGTGGAGGCGGCGGTGCTCCCCGACGCGGAGCACATCGTTACCGTGGGCCCCGCGAGCCTCTCGCCCGCGGGGCTCTGGCGGCCGAGGTTGGTGTCCCTCTCCACGAAGGATGGAACGCTCACGCGTGAGCATCACCTGTCCAACGCGGTGACCCGCTTCTCCATGTCCGGAGGAGGGGAGTGGCTGCTGCTGATGCCGTTGGATGGTGAGTCGCCTCTGGTGTGGGACGTGAAGGCCTGGCGGCCACTGTGCGAGTTCACGCCGTTGGACATGGGTGTCCATGTCTCGTCGTGCGCGCTCTCTCCGGATGGCCGCTTCGCGGCGGCGACCTTCTCCGCGGACGATGGGCGCTCGGGGAACCTCTGGCTCTGGGCGGTGGGCGAAGGGGCGCAACCCGTGGTGCTGTCCATCGACGCGCCCACTCTGTGGAGTCTCGCGTTTCATCCGACGGAGCCGCTCCTGGTCGTGGGCGGCAGCACGGAGGAGGTCGCGGTGGTTGACCTGAGGGAGCGTCGCCTCGTGAAGATGCTCCCGGGCTTCGTTGGCTACACGTGCAACCTCAGCTTCAATCCCCAGGGTGACCTGCTCATTGCGTCCTGGGATGGTCGAGGCTTTGGGGTCCACCGCTTCGATACCGGCGAGGAGGTGTTCCACTTCAGTGATGGCGATGACCTGAACGCGAGTGACGCGCTCTTCTCGCCGGATGGACGCCTGGTCGCGTGGGGCCAGGGCGACGGCACCGTGGCCTTGTGGGGCGTGGAGGACTGA
- a CDS encoding TonB-dependent receptor plug domain-containing protein — MRGSWWLLVLAWAAPSLAWGRAPSSPSTESRDANASVPVEPVSSEPVVGSEDATVVSEQAEVVAGPGAPATSASSTPAEPSVEAETAKDDVPVARTVVTASRRQERLSETPVATEVITRSEILATGARDASELLAAHPGLQVVQTFAGASVQVQGLGPEYVLVLVDGERVAGRVAGGVDLSRLSLEDVEQVEIVKGPSSVLYGSDAVGGVVNFITRRARQPLGGELRVAYGELNRLDLDATGEARGERWGLRVSGGMQRRSSYDLQPSDEGTTGSSLEGFDVSASGDLKGEGAFSLEGSAGFSRRTQRGVDLGVAGAVFDRASRDTSMTGRMAPSWKLSDEATLRVEGSYTHFQRRYLRDQRRATALDTVEDTREQQARVGTQLDARVGEHHAFVVGAEVLGELLAADRLDSGQGERGRAAVYAQDSWTLATGPKLVVVPGARVDVDTQFGTAVTPRLAAKVDPLSWLTLRGSYGWGYRAPGFQELLLDFENPTVGYAVRGNPDLKPERSRSFSVSAELRPLESSLVWVSAFQHSLRDMIGTSLQQLSEGQLFTYVNVARARVRGGEVGLRQRLPWRLSGEVAYSLTDGRDESMNRALEGQTRHRFTAQATWRHREWGLETWARAALVGERPFYPDTDGDGIANPYQSKPYVTVDARVAWRPRESLQFFVLGSNLADAGNATDLPIPPRAFQAGVSFRL; from the coding sequence ATGCGTGGGAGTTGGTGGCTTCTTGTGCTGGCCTGGGCCGCGCCGTCGTTGGCGTGGGGCCGTGCGCCTTCTTCCCCGTCGACTGAGTCCAGGGACGCGAACGCGTCCGTCCCCGTGGAGCCTGTGTCCTCCGAGCCTGTCGTGGGCTCCGAGGACGCGACGGTGGTGTCGGAGCAGGCCGAGGTCGTCGCGGGTCCAGGGGCCCCGGCGACCTCGGCATCTTCGACGCCCGCCGAGCCGTCTGTTGAAGCCGAGACCGCGAAGGACGATGTGCCGGTGGCGCGCACGGTGGTGACGGCGTCGCGCCGGCAGGAGCGGCTGAGCGAGACGCCCGTGGCCACGGAGGTCATCACCCGCTCGGAAATCCTGGCGACGGGCGCGCGCGACGCGTCGGAGCTGCTGGCCGCGCACCCGGGGCTGCAGGTGGTGCAGACCTTCGCGGGGGCATCCGTGCAGGTGCAGGGCCTGGGGCCCGAGTACGTGCTGGTGCTGGTGGATGGAGAGCGGGTGGCGGGCCGCGTCGCGGGTGGCGTGGACCTGTCGCGGCTGTCGCTCGAGGACGTGGAGCAGGTGGAGATCGTCAAGGGCCCGTCGTCGGTGCTCTACGGCAGTGACGCGGTGGGCGGCGTGGTGAACTTCATCACGCGGCGCGCGCGACAGCCGCTCGGCGGCGAGCTCCGCGTCGCCTATGGCGAGCTGAACCGGTTGGACTTGGACGCGACGGGCGAGGCGCGCGGCGAGCGCTGGGGCCTGCGCGTGAGCGGTGGGATGCAGCGCCGCTCGTCGTATGACTTGCAGCCCTCGGACGAGGGCACCACGGGCAGCAGCCTGGAGGGCTTCGACGTCTCCGCGAGTGGAGACTTGAAGGGGGAGGGCGCCTTCTCGTTGGAGGGCTCCGCGGGCTTCTCGCGGCGCACGCAGCGTGGGGTGGACCTGGGCGTCGCGGGGGCGGTGTTCGACCGGGCGAGCCGCGATACCTCGATGACCGGGCGCATGGCGCCGTCCTGGAAGCTCAGCGACGAGGCGACGCTGCGCGTAGAGGGCTCCTACACCCACTTCCAGCGGCGCTACCTGCGAGACCAACGTCGAGCCACCGCGCTGGACACGGTGGAGGACACCCGCGAGCAGCAGGCGCGCGTGGGCACTCAGCTCGACGCGCGCGTGGGTGAGCACCATGCCTTCGTCGTGGGCGCGGAGGTGCTGGGCGAGCTGCTCGCGGCGGACCGACTGGACTCCGGACAAGGAGAGCGCGGGCGGGCCGCCGTCTACGCGCAGGACAGCTGGACGCTGGCGACGGGGCCCAAGCTGGTGGTGGTGCCTGGCGCGCGCGTGGACGTGGACACGCAGTTCGGCACGGCCGTCACGCCTCGGCTCGCGGCGAAGGTGGACCCGCTGTCGTGGCTCACGCTGCGCGGCAGCTACGGCTGGGGCTACCGCGCGCCGGGCTTCCAGGAGCTGCTCCTCGACTTCGAGAACCCCACCGTGGGCTATGCCGTGCGCGGCAACCCGGACCTGAAGCCGGAGCGCTCGCGCAGCTTCAGCGTGTCCGCGGAGCTTCGGCCGCTGGAGTCCTCGCTCGTGTGGGTGAGCGCGTTCCAGCACTCGCTGCGCGACATGATTGGCACGTCGCTCCAGCAGTTGAGCGAGGGGCAGCTCTTCACCTACGTCAACGTGGCGCGAGCGCGCGTGCGCGGCGGCGAGGTGGGGCTCCGTCAGCGCCTTCCGTGGCGCCTCTCCGGCGAGGTGGCGTACTCTCTCACCGACGGGCGCGATGAGTCGATGAACCGGGCGCTGGAAGGGCAGACGCGTCACCGCTTCACCGCGCAGGCCACATGGCGTCATCGCGAGTGGGGCCTGGAGACATGGGCCCGCGCGGCGCTGGTGGGCGAGCGTCCCTTCTACCCGGACACGGACGGCGACGGCATCGCCAATCCCTATCAGTCGAAGCCCTACGTCACCGTGGACGCCCGCGTCGCGTGGCGCCCGCGCGAGTCCCTCCAGTTCTTCGTGCTGGGGTCCAACCTCGCCGACGCGGGCAACGCCACGGACCTGCCCATTCCTCCTCGTGCCTTCCAGGCCGGCGTCTCGTTCCGGCTGTGA
- the aat gene encoding leucyl/phenylalanyl-tRNA--protein transferase codes for MPIYLLSEEHPELFPPPERADKSGVLAVGGDLSPERLLAAYSRGIFPWFSAGDPILWHSPDPRFVLEPDKLHVGRSLRKTMARGDYEVRYDTAFARVITECGRVSRPGQTGTWITDEMLEAYVALHERGFAHSVEAWAGGELKGGLYGVSLGAAFFGESMFALAPDASKVAFATAVERFKTWGFQFIDCQVETEHLARFGAEDWTRKRFLTALRRALDESTRQGSWTEPTPS; via the coding sequence GTGCCCATCTATTTGTTGAGTGAAGAGCATCCGGAGCTGTTTCCCCCTCCGGAGCGCGCGGACAAGAGTGGCGTGTTGGCCGTGGGCGGAGACCTGAGCCCGGAGCGGCTGCTGGCCGCGTACTCGCGCGGCATCTTCCCGTGGTTCAGCGCGGGGGACCCCATCCTCTGGCATTCGCCGGACCCGCGCTTCGTGCTGGAGCCGGACAAGCTCCACGTGGGCCGCAGCCTGCGCAAGACGATGGCGCGAGGGGACTACGAGGTGCGCTACGACACGGCCTTCGCGCGGGTCATCACCGAGTGTGGCCGCGTGTCGCGTCCCGGGCAGACGGGGACGTGGATTACGGACGAGATGCTGGAGGCGTACGTCGCGCTGCACGAGCGGGGCTTCGCGCACTCGGTGGAGGCGTGGGCGGGGGGCGAGCTGAAGGGCGGCCTGTACGGCGTGTCGCTGGGCGCGGCCTTCTTCGGCGAGAGCATGTTCGCGCTGGCGCCGGATGCGTCGAAGGTGGCGTTCGCGACGGCGGTGGAGCGGTTCAAGACGTGGGGGTTCCAGTTCATCGACTGCCAGGTGGAGACGGAACACCTGGCGCGCTTCGGCGCGGAGGACTGGACGCGAAAGCGCTTCCTCACCGCGCTGCGCCGGGCCCTGGATGAATCCACGCGGCAGGGCTCGTGGACCGAGCCCACGCCGTCGTGA
- a CDS encoding hemin-degrading factor, translating to MIAPSVSTASSSEPTALRQRWHALRESQPRTRIRDAATQLGVSEAQLLATGVGEDVVRLDLRLDTLLPKLESLGKVMTLTRNESAVHEKRGLYRNVEVNGAVALALDENIDLRLFLHRWRFGFAFREVRPEGTRRSLHFFDPAGMAIHKVYVEDEAGVSAFEQLVTDYTHAEQSRELPVEPVAAAEVPRPDSEIDVEGLVSGWRGLQDTHEFFPLLRRFKVARTQALRLVSPEMTTPVAPASLTWVLEKASASGLPIMVFVGNAGAIQIHTGPVHTVRAMGPWMNVLDPSFNLHLRTDHIHSAWVVRKPTRDGIVTSLELFDAAGENIALLFGKRKPGVPESLEWRALIDELVAALPVSTAVVS from the coding sequence ATGATTGCTCCTTCTGTCTCCACCGCGTCTTCTTCCGAGCCCACCGCCCTCCGTCAGCGCTGGCACGCGCTGAGAGAGAGCCAACCGCGCACGCGCATCCGCGATGCCGCGACACAGCTGGGGGTGAGTGAGGCCCAGTTGCTCGCGACGGGCGTGGGCGAGGACGTCGTGCGGCTGGACCTGCGGCTCGACACGCTGCTGCCGAAGCTGGAGTCGCTGGGCAAGGTGATGACGCTCACGCGCAACGAGAGCGCGGTGCATGAGAAGCGCGGCCTGTACCGCAACGTCGAGGTGAACGGCGCCGTCGCGCTGGCGCTGGACGAGAACATCGACCTGCGGCTGTTCCTCCACCGGTGGCGCTTCGGCTTCGCGTTCCGCGAGGTGCGGCCCGAGGGCACGCGGCGCAGCCTGCACTTCTTCGACCCCGCGGGCATGGCCATCCACAAGGTCTACGTGGAGGACGAGGCGGGCGTCAGCGCGTTCGAGCAACTGGTGACGGACTACACCCACGCGGAGCAGTCGCGCGAGCTGCCCGTGGAGCCGGTGGCCGCCGCCGAGGTGCCTCGGCCCGACTCCGAGATTGACGTGGAGGGGCTGGTGAGTGGCTGGCGCGGGCTCCAGGACACGCACGAGTTCTTCCCGCTGCTGCGCCGCTTCAAGGTGGCGCGCACGCAGGCGCTGCGCCTGGTGAGCCCGGAGATGACCACGCCCGTGGCGCCCGCGTCGCTGACGTGGGTGCTGGAGAAGGCGTCCGCGTCGGGGCTGCCCATCATGGTGTTCGTGGGGAACGCCGGCGCCATCCAGATTCACACGGGCCCCGTGCACACCGTCCGCGCCATGGGGCCGTGGATGAACGTGCTGGACCCGAGCTTCAACCTGCACCTGCGCACGGACCACATCCACTCGGCGTGGGTTGTCCGCAAGCCCACGCGCGACGGCATCGTCACCTCGCTGGAGCTGTTCGACGCGGCGGGGGAGAACATCGCGCTGCTCTTCGGCAAGCGGAAGCCCGGCGTGCCCGAGTCCCTCGAGTGGCGGGCGCTCATCGATGAGCTGGTCGCCGCGCTGCCCGTCTCGACGGCGGTGGTGTCATGA
- a CDS encoding LVIVD repeat-containing protein produces MRALLMLAAVTLALSACRNDSQTPQPGPPTGDLHDGDWKDTGPFAACRVDLSAASCGSLASFDASACTPGGLATLELDGVYTLHVRAKSPQYAGDYTLGPQAMRLAPTGDQFANGLRVDRREVDSRGQVYISAQRAEGASGSRRRSYLGCQSPEPGRLQGCYVDCYNGQVQREGTFDARKVTAAEGEPESSGLEQVSETFVPGTPVDIYVTRGHAYVVSLGAGLLVYDVRDPTKPVLTRSLRLPNDNYWNGVWAKDDALYVASGARGVIVFDITDPGYPLEVLATGGQQRTNAHTVFVHEDRLFAASPAPTGEVLVYDISQPLQPRRIGGFQAAGFTPETSNGPHDMFVFEGRLYTNFWRAGYVIAQVEREDAPTQLGSYRYRNATSHANAVGRFGERVIAFEGGEDWGAHLRVLDVTDPASVKLLGEYRRQEHLSLHNMVLVGTKLYVAWYQDGVRVLDVSTPENPREVAHYNTFRPDDPGRGESFYDGAIGIRVPGDGFVYTVDTSRGLILLRETAR; encoded by the coding sequence ATGCGCGCCTTGTTGATGCTCGCGGCCGTGACACTGGCCCTGTCGGCCTGCCGCAATGACTCGCAGACGCCCCAGCCCGGCCCTCCGACGGGTGACCTCCACGACGGCGACTGGAAGGACACCGGCCCCTTCGCCGCCTGTCGCGTGGACCTCTCCGCGGCCTCCTGCGGAAGCCTCGCCAGCTTCGACGCGAGCGCCTGCACCCCGGGCGGACTCGCGACCCTGGAGCTGGATGGCGTCTACACGCTGCACGTCCGCGCCAAGAGTCCGCAATATGCCGGTGACTACACGCTGGGCCCCCAGGCCATGAGGCTCGCGCCCACGGGCGACCAGTTCGCGAACGGCCTGCGCGTGGACCGGCGAGAGGTGGACTCGCGCGGCCAGGTCTACATCTCCGCGCAGCGAGCGGAAGGGGCCTCGGGCTCGCGGCGCCGCTCCTATCTGGGCTGCCAATCCCCGGAGCCCGGGCGGCTACAGGGCTGCTACGTGGATTGCTACAACGGCCAGGTCCAGCGCGAAGGCACCTTCGACGCACGCAAGGTCACCGCCGCCGAGGGCGAGCCCGAGTCCTCCGGCCTGGAGCAAGTCTCCGAGACCTTCGTGCCGGGCACCCCCGTGGACATCTACGTCACGCGCGGCCATGCCTATGTCGTGTCCCTGGGCGCGGGCCTCCTCGTCTACGACGTGAGAGACCCGACGAAGCCCGTGCTCACGCGGAGCCTCCGGCTCCCGAACGACAACTACTGGAACGGCGTCTGGGCGAAGGACGACGCGCTCTACGTCGCGAGCGGAGCCCGGGGCGTCATCGTCTTCGACATCACCGACCCCGGGTACCCGCTGGAGGTCCTCGCGACGGGCGGCCAGCAGCGCACCAACGCGCACACCGTGTTCGTCCACGAGGACCGGCTCTTCGCCGCCTCCCCCGCCCCCACGGGCGAGGTGCTCGTCTACGACATCAGCCAGCCCCTGCAGCCGCGCCGCATCGGAGGCTTCCAGGCCGCGGGCTTCACGCCGGAGACCTCCAACGGGCCTCACGACATGTTCGTCTTCGAGGGGCGCCTCTACACGAACTTCTGGAGGGCCGGCTACGTCATCGCCCAGGTGGAGCGAGAGGACGCCCCGACGCAGCTCGGCTCCTACCGCTACCGGAACGCCACCAGCCACGCCAACGCCGTCGGGCGGTTCGGCGAGCGCGTCATCGCCTTCGAGGGAGGCGAGGACTGGGGCGCGCACCTGCGCGTGCTCGACGTGACGGACCCGGCCTCGGTGAAGCTCCTGGGCGAGTACCGACGCCAGGAGCACCTCTCCCTCCACAACATGGTGCTGGTGGGAACGAAGCTCTACGTCGCGTGGTACCAGGACGGCGTGCGCGTGCTGGACGTGTCCACCCCCGAGAACCCTCGCGAGGTCGCGCACTACAACACCTTCCGGCCCGATGACCCGGGGCGGGGCGAGAGCTTCTACGACGGCGCCATCGGCATCCGCGTCCCGGGCGACGGCTTCGTCTACACGGTGGACACCTCGCGCGGCCTCATCCTCCTGCGCGAGACGGCGCGCTGA
- a CDS encoding heme/hemin ABC transporter substrate-binding protein yields MKRASWLVAGLLLAQPALAAEPQAKGKAPAAAKAPMVSVPKLVTVGPAITETVFALGMGEQVVGVDDTSLALPVARGRPRVGYLRALSSESLLALGAGWLLATDEAGPPGVLEQLRTGGMEVVVLSNKPTVDEARLRIRTLAAKLGRMAEGDAVIARLEKDLKRAEARAAVKPAKPTRVLSLYARGANALMVAGSETATNELIRLAGAVNAVSGYSGHKPLTAEAAVLAAPDIIMLPASTLTALGGEQGLRAVPGLSQVKGWKVVPIDDVHFMSLGPQLGKAVHLLQDGMGLPARDET; encoded by the coding sequence ATGAAGCGCGCCTCCTGGCTCGTGGCGGGATTGCTCCTGGCGCAGCCCGCGCTGGCCGCGGAGCCCCAGGCGAAGGGCAAGGCTCCCGCCGCCGCGAAGGCTCCCATGGTCTCTGTCCCCAAGCTGGTGACGGTGGGGCCGGCCATCACGGAGACGGTGTTCGCGCTGGGGATGGGCGAGCAGGTGGTGGGCGTGGACGACACCAGCCTCGCGCTGCCCGTGGCGCGTGGTCGTCCTCGCGTGGGCTATCTGCGTGCGCTCTCCTCGGAGTCGCTGCTCGCGCTGGGGGCGGGGTGGCTGCTGGCCACGGATGAGGCGGGGCCCCCGGGCGTCCTCGAGCAGCTCCGGACCGGCGGCATGGAGGTCGTCGTGCTGTCCAACAAGCCCACGGTGGACGAGGCGCGGCTGCGCATCCGCACGCTGGCGGCGAAGCTGGGCCGCATGGCCGAGGGCGACGCCGTGATTGCCCGCCTGGAGAAGGACCTGAAGCGCGCCGAGGCACGGGCGGCGGTGAAGCCCGCGAAGCCCACGCGTGTCCTCTCGCTCTATGCCCGGGGCGCCAATGCGCTGATGGTCGCGGGCTCGGAGACGGCGACGAATGAGCTCATCCGGCTGGCGGGCGCGGTGAACGCGGTGTCGGGTTACTCCGGCCACAAGCCGTTGACGGCCGAGGCGGCGGTCCTGGCCGCGCCGGACATCATCATGCTCCCCGCGAGCACGCTGACGGCGCTGGGCGGAGAGCAGGGCCTGCGCGCGGTTCCCGGACTGTCCCAGGTGAAGGGCTGGAAGGTGGTCCCCATCGACGACGTCCACTTCATGAGCCTGGGGCCTCAGCTGGGCAAGGCCGTGCACCTCTTGCAGGACGGCATGGGGCTGCCCGCGCGGGACGAGACATGA
- a CDS encoding HmuY family protein yields the protein MSRPTFLSVSRAAAALCLAGTLSACGDDLELTPAPPNGTHVSHVSNADGSITTVVDATSKEAWIGLDLDTGEQVSAGQDAVWDLSFQRFGVRSRGGVNGKGGVEVAVLPAQDFTKLTQAPVSGYSVDADDGDDEGADPDTVFQANGGWYAYDVSSHKLTARQQVYVVRSDSKAYFKVEMLSYYDDAGTPAMLKLRWAKVSAPASGSSVEASH from the coding sequence ATGTCCCGCCCCACCTTCCTCTCCGTGTCCCGCGCCGCCGCCGCGCTGTGCCTGGCCGGTACGCTCTCCGCTTGTGGTGACGACCTGGAGCTCACGCCCGCGCCGCCCAATGGCACGCATGTGAGTCACGTCAGCAACGCGGACGGCTCCATCACCACCGTGGTGGACGCCACGAGCAAGGAGGCCTGGATTGGCTTGGACCTGGACACCGGCGAGCAGGTGAGCGCGGGCCAGGATGCCGTCTGGGATTTGTCCTTCCAGCGCTTCGGCGTCCGCTCGCGGGGTGGCGTGAATGGGAAGGGCGGCGTGGAGGTGGCGGTGCTGCCCGCGCAGGACTTCACCAAGCTGACCCAGGCGCCCGTGAGCGGGTACTCGGTGGACGCGGATGACGGCGACGACGAGGGCGCGGACCCGGACACGGTGTTCCAGGCCAACGGCGGCTGGTACGCCTACGACGTCTCGTCGCACAAGCTGACCGCGCGTCAGCAGGTGTACGTCGTGCGCTCCGACTCGAAGGCGTACTTCAAGGTGGAGATGCTCTCCTACTACGACGACGCCGGCACGCCCGCGATGCTCAAGCTGCGCTGGGCGAAGGTGTCCGCGCCCGCGTCGGGCTCGTCCGTCGAAGCGTCTCACTGA
- a CDS encoding LEA type 2 family protein → MSSVMRSTSPVVLLAALAWVGWGCASTPVSPASRVVTLTAQDTSVVSQGLTEATLRFSAQLEAASSGQVERADYELVSEGKVLKQGTTKLGTRLERGAPVALSFEERAAYVQSPEDLARLSAQGGTVLLALRGVLVVRTGDIEQKLPFAASRGVRVPRLPTIVVEELDGARYSAEEVQLNLRLGIRNPNPFPLKLSGLTWQVAVAGKAMDSGMLAQSDSVEASATGVYPVEVSVTKDSWGPEVRSLISRGILPYGVTGELTGPLMRVPYSLTGEVKLNVSR, encoded by the coding sequence ATGTCTAGCGTGATGCGCTCGACTTCGCCCGTGGTCCTGTTGGCGGCCTTGGCTTGGGTGGGCTGGGGGTGTGCCTCCACCCCCGTCAGCCCCGCTTCCCGGGTCGTCACGTTGACGGCCCAGGACACTTCCGTGGTCTCCCAGGGCCTCACGGAGGCCACCCTCCGCTTCAGCGCCCAGTTGGAGGCCGCGAGCTCCGGACAGGTGGAGCGGGCCGACTATGAGCTCGTGTCCGAGGGGAAGGTGCTGAAGCAGGGCACCACGAAGCTTGGGACGCGGCTGGAGCGCGGGGCGCCGGTGGCGCTGTCGTTCGAGGAGCGCGCGGCCTACGTGCAGAGCCCGGAGGACCTGGCGCGGCTGAGCGCCCAAGGGGGCACGGTGCTCCTGGCGCTCCGAGGGGTGCTGGTGGTGCGCACGGGGGACATCGAGCAGAAGCTCCCCTTCGCCGCGAGCCGAGGAGTCCGGGTGCCCAGGCTTCCCACCATCGTCGTGGAGGAGTTGGACGGGGCGCGCTACTCCGCCGAGGAGGTGCAGCTCAACCTGCGGCTGGGGATTCGCAATCCCAACCCCTTCCCGCTCAAGTTGAGTGGGCTCACGTGGCAGGTGGCCGTGGCCGGCAAGGCGATGGACAGCGGGATGCTGGCCCAGTCGGACAGCGTGGAGGCGTCCGCCACGGGGGTGTATCCGGTGGAGGTCTCCGTGACGAAGGACTCCTGGGGGCCGGAGGTGAGGTCGCTCATCTCGCGGGGAATCCTGCCCTATGGCGTGACGGGAGAGCTGACGGGGCCGTTGATGCGAGTGCCGTACTCGCTCACGGGCGAGGTGAAGCTCAACGTGTCCCGGTAG